Proteins encoded by one window of Erwinia pyrifoliae DSM 12163:
- the gspG gene encoding type II secretion system major pseudopilin GspG gives MEQSSARRRQQSGFTLLEIMVVIVILGILASLVIPSLMGNKDRADRQKAVSDIITLENSLDMYRLDNSRYPTTAQGLKALVTKPTAEPVPRNYRSDGYVRRLPQDPWGNDYQLVSPGQHGPVDIFSAGPDGAPQTADDVTNWQPDTEEP, from the coding sequence ATGGAACAATCATCTGCTCGCCGCCGCCAACAGAGCGGCTTCACCCTGCTGGAAATTATGGTGGTGATCGTCATTCTCGGCATTCTTGCCAGCCTGGTGATCCCCAGCCTGATGGGCAATAAGGACCGCGCCGATCGCCAGAAAGCCGTCAGTGACATTATTACCCTGGAAAATTCGCTGGATATGTACCGGCTGGATAACAGCCGCTATCCCACCACCGCACAGGGGCTAAAAGCGCTGGTCACCAAGCCGACGGCAGAGCCGGTGCCGCGTAATTACCGCAGCGACGGCTATGTTCGCCGTTTACCACAGGATCCGTGGGGCAATGATTACCAGCTGGTCAGCCCCGGTCAGCATGGTCCGGTGGATATTTTCTCTGCCGGCCCTGATGGTGCACCGCAGACGGCGGACGACGTGACTAACTGGCAGCCAGATACCGAAGAGCCGTAA
- the gspF gene encoding type II secretion system inner membrane protein GspF: MRFRYQALNQRGVKVQGETEADTPQQARQLLREQQLQPLRLQPVKSGSLHGGASSRRSLSAGERVLMTRQLATLVGAALPLEQALLALERQTTKPAGRTMLHAIRQKVLEGASLADAVGLYPATFPPLYQAMIAAGEASGKLDNVLEQLADYSEKTQQIKSKLTQAMIYPLLLTLVAISVITILLTAVVPSVVEQFVHMKQALPLSTRLLMSISEITRAIGLPVLLVMLLAGFIARVMLRRPAQQLRWHQAKLRLPLIGRIVLNLNLARYARTLSILTNSAVPLLEGMHISATVLTNLFIRQQLQLAAERVREGTTLTLALEQTRLLSPMMGHMVASGESSGELDSMLTKAADIQDSAFLSQMTLAVSLFEPLLVVVMAGVVLFIVLAILQPILQLNSLIG, encoded by the coding sequence ATGCGTTTCCGCTACCAGGCGCTCAATCAGCGCGGCGTCAAAGTTCAGGGCGAAACCGAAGCCGATACGCCACAGCAGGCACGCCAGCTGCTGCGCGAACAGCAGCTCCAGCCGCTGCGTTTGCAGCCGGTAAAATCAGGTTCCCTGCACGGTGGTGCCTCATCACGCCGTTCGCTGTCAGCCGGCGAACGGGTATTAATGACGCGCCAGCTGGCAACGCTGGTTGGCGCTGCTTTGCCGCTGGAACAGGCGCTGCTGGCGCTGGAAAGGCAGACCACCAAGCCAGCGGGCCGCACCATGCTGCATGCCATCCGTCAGAAGGTGCTGGAAGGTGCCTCACTGGCGGATGCCGTCGGCCTCTACCCCGCCACGTTCCCCCCGCTCTATCAGGCGATGATCGCCGCCGGTGAAGCGTCGGGAAAACTGGATAACGTGCTGGAACAATTAGCCGATTACAGCGAAAAAACGCAGCAGATCAAAAGTAAGCTCACCCAGGCAATGATCTATCCCCTGCTGCTGACGCTGGTGGCCATCAGCGTGATCACCATTTTGCTGACCGCTGTGGTGCCCAGCGTGGTCGAACAGTTCGTGCATATGAAGCAGGCGCTACCGCTTTCCACCCGCCTGCTGATGAGCATCAGCGAGATAACGCGCGCCATCGGCCTGCCGGTGCTGCTGGTTATGCTGCTGGCCGGGTTCATCGCTCGCGTGATGCTGCGCCGCCCGGCACAGCAGTTACGCTGGCATCAGGCCAAGCTGCGGCTGCCGCTCATCGGCCGTATCGTCCTGAATCTCAACCTGGCACGCTATGCGCGCACCCTCAGTATTCTGACCAACAGCGCCGTACCCCTGCTGGAAGGCATGCATATCAGCGCCACCGTGTTAACCAATCTGTTTATACGCCAACAGCTACAGCTCGCCGCCGAAAGGGTACGCGAAGGCACCACCCTGACGCTGGCGCTGGAACAGACACGGCTGCTGTCGCCGATGATGGGCCATATGGTAGCCAGCGGCGAAAGCAGCGGTGAACTGGACAGCATGCTGACCAAAGCAGCCGATATTCAGGACAGCGCCTTTCTCAGCCAGATGACGCTGGCAGTCAGCCTGTTTGAACCCCTGCTGGTGGTGGTGATGGCAGGCGTGGTGCTGTTTATCGTACTGGCCATTTTGCAACCGATTTTACAACTTAACAGTCTGATAGGATAA
- the gspE gene encoding type II secretion system ATPase GspE — MNQPLFPFSWVQQHNVLLLPDGESVALCFHSGSSMSAILEARRHAPEASLQLLAEDIFRQKMSDAYQQNASSTQVFETLGSEFDLDQLVDGLPEDNDLLDSDDGAPVIRLINAILSEAIKEGASDIHIEPFEKKLSVRFRIDGMLRTILSPPAQLSRYLLSRIKVMAKLDIAEKRIPQDGRISLRLGGRNIDVRVSTLPSRHGERIVLRVLDKNGLTLNLADIGMSPQAEQAMNRLLKTPHGILLVTGPTGSGKSTTLYAGLKLIHSDDKNIMTIEDPVEYELEGIGQTQVNSKVDMTFARGLRAILRQDPDIVMIGEIRDGETAQIAVQASLTGHLVLSTLHTNSAFGAIERLRDMGVEPFLLANSLIGVLAQRLVRRLCPACRQPGAATAVELAHFSPSPPSGIQLWRAVGCEKCNNNGYRGRVGIYELLTIDDALRQAIGQNKSENELSQLVNADYCSLQQDGLQKVLTGMTTLEEILRVTREAH, encoded by the coding sequence ATGAACCAGCCACTTTTTCCCTTCAGCTGGGTACAGCAGCATAACGTACTGCTGCTACCGGATGGCGAATCCGTGGCGCTGTGCTTCCATTCCGGCAGCAGTATGTCTGCCATTCTGGAAGCACGCCGCCATGCCCCTGAAGCCAGTCTGCAGTTGCTTGCCGAAGACATTTTTCGTCAGAAGATGAGCGATGCCTATCAGCAAAACGCCTCCTCAACGCAGGTGTTTGAAACGCTGGGTAGCGAGTTTGATCTTGATCAGCTGGTGGATGGGCTGCCCGAGGATAACGATTTGCTCGACAGCGACGATGGCGCCCCGGTTATCCGCCTGATCAATGCCATCCTCAGTGAGGCTATCAAAGAAGGGGCATCCGATATTCATATCGAGCCATTTGAGAAGAAGCTGAGCGTACGCTTCCGCATTGACGGCATGCTGCGCACTATCCTGTCCCCTCCGGCACAGCTCAGTCGTTACCTGTTATCGCGTATTAAAGTCATGGCAAAGCTTGATATTGCGGAAAAACGCATCCCGCAAGATGGGCGTATTTCTCTGCGTCTGGGCGGCAGAAATATCGACGTGCGCGTCTCAACCCTGCCTTCGCGTCACGGTGAGCGCATCGTGCTGCGCGTACTGGATAAGAATGGACTGACGCTGAACCTGGCTGATATCGGCATGTCACCGCAGGCGGAGCAGGCGATGAATCGTCTGCTGAAGACGCCGCACGGCATCCTGCTGGTGACCGGGCCAACCGGTTCGGGGAAAAGTACCACGCTGTATGCCGGGCTTAAGCTTATCCACAGCGACGACAAAAATATCATGACCATTGAAGATCCGGTGGAGTACGAACTGGAAGGGATTGGACAGACGCAGGTCAACAGCAAAGTGGATATGACATTCGCCCGTGGTCTGCGCGCCATTCTGCGCCAGGACCCGGATATCGTGATGATTGGTGAGATCCGCGACGGCGAAACCGCGCAGATCGCCGTTCAGGCTTCACTCACCGGGCACCTGGTGCTCTCCACGCTGCATACCAACAGCGCTTTCGGTGCTATTGAGCGCCTGCGCGATATGGGGGTCGAACCCTTTCTGCTCGCCAACTCGCTGATTGGCGTGCTGGCTCAGCGCCTGGTACGCAGGCTGTGTCCCGCCTGCCGTCAACCGGGTGCGGCAACCGCTGTTGAGCTGGCGCATTTTTCCCCCAGCCCGCCATCGGGCATTCAGCTGTGGCGCGCTGTCGGCTGCGAAAAGTGTAATAACAACGGCTATCGTGGGCGTGTCGGCATTTATGAATTGCTGACGATTGATGATGCGCTCCGCCAGGCGATTGGCCAGAACAAGAGCGAAAACGAGCTGAGCCAGCTGGTGAACGCTGACTATTGCTCTTTACAACAGGACGGCCTGCAAAAGGTGCTCACCGGCATGACCACGCTCGAAGAGATCCTTCGCGTCACGCGTGAGGCGCATTGA
- the gspD gene encoding type II secretion system secretin GspD, translated as MKTRSPQYATNTRRLLTLLLICTLFSSPLQAEGYQASFKNTEIDEFINTVSKTLNKTIIIDPTVKGKISVRSYETLDAQQYYQFFLSVLEVYGYTAINMDNGVLKIIPSKNAKGAAVPFVTGSASAAGDEIITRVVPLQFVTAKDLAPLLRQLNDAAAGSVVHYDPSNVLLMTGRAAVISQLMAIVESIDLPEDTTVDTVKLQWASAPQVAEILNFINGDSKKTGSNKPFAKAVADTRTNAVLITGDELARQQLVDAARNLDEEKDRSSNSRVFYLKHAKAENLLEVLSGVSSTMQDKSESKTASPVAMTKDIVVKADTHTNSLIINAPPDVMGDLEEIITQLDISRAQVQVEAIIVEVQDADGLALGVQWFNKNGGGTQFPAADAPVSNLIGSTVAETLSKANGLAAGFYHGNWAGLFNALQTNSQNNILATPSIVTLDNMEAEFTVGQDVPILTGSQTTSGDGVFNSVDRKSVGIKLKVKPQINKGDSVLMEIEQEVSSVAEQSSVDPLGATFNTRLVKNTVLVESGKTVVVGGLLDTTHNKVESSVPVLGKIPLLGALFRYTTDKQSKRNLMLFIRPTIIRQQDSFDRTSDSKLEKFREKLDNDEGDKRIGKAIDENLSIKQSNQALVEIQNNIADFYRKKA; from the coding sequence ATGAAAACGAGATCCCCCCAATACGCGACTAACACCCGGCGGCTGTTAACGCTGCTGCTGATTTGCACGTTATTTTCTTCCCCTCTGCAGGCGGAAGGCTATCAGGCGAGCTTTAAAAATACCGAGATCGACGAGTTTATTAACACCGTAAGTAAAACCCTAAATAAAACTATCATTATCGATCCTACGGTGAAGGGAAAAATTAGCGTACGCAGTTACGAAACCCTTGATGCGCAACAGTATTATCAGTTTTTCCTCAGCGTACTTGAGGTTTACGGCTATACCGCTATCAACATGGATAATGGCGTCCTGAAAATTATCCCTTCAAAAAATGCGAAAGGTGCCGCCGTGCCGTTTGTCACGGGTAGCGCCAGCGCCGCTGGCGATGAAATCATTACCCGGGTGGTGCCACTGCAGTTCGTCACGGCAAAAGACCTGGCCCCCTTATTGCGCCAGCTTAACGATGCCGCAGCAGGCAGCGTCGTCCATTACGACCCCAGTAACGTGTTATTAATGACCGGCAGAGCTGCGGTCATCAGCCAGCTGATGGCCATTGTCGAAAGTATCGATCTGCCGGAAGACACCACGGTGGATACCGTGAAATTGCAGTGGGCTTCGGCCCCTCAGGTCGCTGAGATCCTTAATTTCATAAACGGTGATAGCAAAAAAACAGGCAGCAATAAGCCGTTCGCCAAAGCCGTCGCGGATACGCGCACCAATGCCGTACTGATTACCGGCGACGAGCTGGCACGCCAGCAGCTGGTCGATGCGGCCAGAAATCTGGATGAAGAGAAAGACCGCAGCAGCAACTCCAGGGTGTTTTATCTGAAGCACGCTAAGGCCGAAAATCTGTTAGAGGTGCTGAGCGGCGTAAGCAGCACCATGCAGGATAAATCCGAATCTAAGACGGCCAGCCCTGTCGCGATGACAAAAGACATCGTCGTAAAGGCCGATACCCATACCAACTCACTGATTATCAATGCTCCGCCGGATGTGATGGGCGATCTTGAGGAGATTATTACCCAGCTCGATATCAGTCGTGCTCAGGTTCAGGTAGAAGCGATCATCGTTGAGGTTCAGGACGCCGACGGCCTGGCGCTGGGCGTCCAGTGGTTTAACAAAAACGGCGGTGGAACGCAATTTCCGGCGGCCGATGCTCCGGTCAGTAATCTGATTGGTAGCACCGTTGCCGAAACGCTTAGCAAGGCCAATGGTCTGGCCGCCGGTTTCTATCACGGCAACTGGGCAGGGTTATTTAATGCCCTGCAAACCAACAGTCAGAATAATATCCTGGCAACGCCGAGTATTGTGACGCTGGACAATATGGAAGCAGAGTTTACCGTTGGCCAGGATGTGCCGATCCTGACCGGTTCACAAACCACCAGCGGCGATGGCGTGTTCAATTCGGTCGACCGCAAAAGCGTCGGTATCAAACTGAAAGTCAAGCCGCAAATTAATAAAGGCGACTCGGTGCTGATGGAGATTGAGCAGGAAGTCTCCAGCGTGGCCGAACAAAGTTCGGTTGATCCGCTGGGAGCCACCTTTAATACCCGTCTGGTGAAAAATACGGTTCTGGTTGAAAGCGGAAAAACCGTGGTGGTAGGCGGGCTTCTCGACACCACGCATAATAAAGTGGAGAGCAGCGTCCCGGTGCTCGGCAAAATCCCGTTATTAGGCGCGCTTTTCCGCTATACCACTGATAAACAGAGTAAACGCAACCTGATGCTGTTTATCCGCCCCACCATTATTCGTCAGCAGGATAGCTTTGACCGCACCAGCGACAGCAAGCTGGAGAAATTCCGCGAGAAGCTCGACAACGACGAAGGCGACAAACGCATTGGTAAAGCCATTGATGAAAATCTGTCAATAAAGCAGAGCAACCAGGCGCTGGTGGAAATACAGAATAATATCGCTGATTTTTATCGGAAAAAAGCCTGA
- a CDS encoding type II secretion system protein N: protein MNLSSDSVPISYLKRVMSPAALYLLSVMLPLAALGYAFKFSAPPLLPLPAVQQPLPEPEQESAQDGYTRLSVLSLFTPAPRKKPAVQQQDDSDEQMLRAPESTLPVKVTGLLSSNIDSRSIAIVQHNKQQLTLGVGDALPDTTATIVRIFPQRVIIRHRGKFEALTMK from the coding sequence ATGAACTTATCGTCTGACTCTGTGCCGATCTCTTATTTAAAGAGAGTGATGTCACCTGCCGCACTCTATTTGCTTAGCGTAATGTTGCCGCTCGCCGCACTGGGTTATGCATTTAAGTTCTCTGCACCACCGCTGTTGCCCCTGCCTGCGGTGCAACAGCCACTTCCTGAACCCGAGCAGGAAAGCGCTCAGGATGGTTATACCCGGCTCTCGGTGCTCTCATTATTTACACCGGCTCCGCGCAAGAAGCCTGCTGTCCAGCAACAGGACGATAGTGATGAGCAAATGTTAAGGGCGCCGGAGAGCACCCTGCCGGTCAAAGTGACCGGTCTGCTGAGCAGTAACATCGACTCACGCTCCATCGCAATTGTGCAACATAACAAGCAGCAACTGACTCTCGGCGTTGGCGACGCCCTGCCTGACACAACCGCAACCATTGTGCGTATCTTTCCGCAACGGGTCATCATTCGTCACCGGGGAAAGTTTGAAGCCTTAACAATGAAGTGA
- a CDS encoding winged helix-turn-helix domain-containing protein, whose translation MLSVEQCEKILDIENIHYSTFFNLDCQMNTLEIPCKKLTISLSETQKRLLICLTQKINSKRDIINIVWYENHQCVRDNNYHQLVFQLRALLQRNQLPTNILITVPYYGLKINEPLLRKIEADAMNHHPVSHTSQNNVPDKDNKPSLKQWLLNAIR comes from the coding sequence ATGTTAAGCGTTGAACAATGCGAAAAAATACTCGACATTGAAAACATTCACTACAGCACATTCTTCAATCTGGACTGCCAGATGAACACGCTCGAGATCCCCTGTAAGAAACTGACAATATCTCTTAGCGAAACGCAAAAAAGACTCTTAATTTGCCTGACGCAAAAAATAAACAGCAAACGAGACATTATTAATATTGTTTGGTATGAAAACCATCAATGCGTTCGTGATAATAATTATCACCAGCTGGTATTTCAGCTACGTGCCCTTTTGCAACGTAATCAGCTGCCAACCAATATTCTTATTACCGTCCCTTACTACGGTTTAAAAATCAATGAGCCTCTTTTGAGAAAAATTGAGGCAGATGCAATGAATCACCATCCTGTATCCCACACATCGCAAAATAATGTACCCGATAAAGACAACAAACCATCGCTGAAGCAATGGCTGTTGAATGCAATACGCTAA
- the mutT gene encoding 8-oxo-dGTP diphosphatase MutT: protein MKHLQVAVGIIRNNQQQIFLAQRSASAYMGNMWEFPGGKIEAGETPEQALKRELMEETGIAVLNAEPYDIVDHTYTDLRVTLHFFIVDRWQGEPYGREGQPQRWVAQSQLNAAEFPPANAEMVVRLKAGN from the coding sequence ATGAAACATTTACAGGTTGCAGTAGGTATTATCCGCAATAATCAACAGCAGATTTTTTTAGCTCAGCGTTCAGCCAGCGCTTATATGGGGAATATGTGGGAGTTCCCCGGTGGGAAAATTGAAGCGGGTGAAACGCCTGAACAGGCTCTGAAACGTGAATTAATGGAAGAAACGGGTATCGCAGTCCTGAATGCCGAACCTTACGATATAGTCGATCATACCTATACCGATCTCCGCGTGACGCTGCATTTTTTTATCGTAGACCGCTGGCAGGGGGAGCCTTATGGCCGCGAAGGACAGCCGCAGCGTTGGGTTGCGCAGAGTCAACTTAACGCTGCGGAGTTTCCACCTGCGAATGCTGAGATGGTTGTCAGGCTGAAAGCGGGCAACTGA
- the yacG gene encoding DNA gyrase inhibitor YacG: MNEVTVVNCPTCGKQVIWDKLSTWRPFCSKRCQLIDLGEWAAEEKRIPSSGDFNDSDDWSE, from the coding sequence ATGAATGAGGTAACCGTCGTTAACTGCCCAACCTGCGGCAAGCAGGTAATCTGGGATAAACTGAGTACCTGGCGCCCGTTTTGCAGTAAACGCTGCCAGCTTATCGACCTGGGGGAATGGGCCGCTGAAGAGAAGCGTATTCCCAGCAGCGGCGATTTCAATGACAGCGATGACTGGAGCGAATAG
- the zapD gene encoding cell division protein ZapD: MSTTVLFEHPLNEKMRTWLRIEFLLKQLTACQIIVDHLGALTFFRNAAELLDVFERGELRTEILKELERQQQKLLSWAEIPGVDMTRIDALRAELKSCAACLIAAPRMGQLLREERLISLVRQRLSIPGGCCSFDLPTLHIWLHIEQKQRDQQVAVWLESLAPIRDALTLILDLIRQSGILRTHTSLNGFFQDNAGGADLLRLQLHLEDALYPQVSGHKSRYAIRFLPLDSERGEVPARFNFELACC, translated from the coding sequence ATGAGCACAACGGTTCTTTTTGAGCACCCTTTGAATGAGAAAATGCGTACCTGGCTGCGTATCGAGTTTTTATTAAAACAGCTGACTGCCTGCCAGATAATTGTCGATCACCTGGGCGCACTGACATTTTTCCGTAATGCTGCCGAACTGCTGGACGTGTTTGAACGTGGAGAGCTGCGTACCGAGATCCTTAAAGAGCTGGAACGCCAGCAGCAAAAGCTGCTGTCATGGGCCGAGATCCCCGGCGTTGATATGACGCGAATTGATGCGCTCAGAGCTGAACTTAAAAGCTGCGCAGCCTGCTTAATTGCTGCACCGCGCATGGGGCAACTGTTGCGCGAAGAACGCCTTATTAGCCTGGTGCGCCAGCGCTTAAGTATCCCCGGGGGCTGCTGTAGTTTTGATCTTCCCACCCTGCATATCTGGCTGCATATTGAACAAAAGCAGCGTGACCAGCAGGTGGCTGTATGGCTGGAGTCTTTAGCCCCGATTCGTGATGCGCTAACGCTAATCCTTGACCTGATTCGTCAGTCCGGGATATTACGAACCCATACCAGCCTGAATGGATTTTTCCAGGACAATGCCGGAGGTGCAGATTTGTTGCGCTTACAGCTTCATCTTGAGGATGCGTTATATCCTCAGGTCTCCGGCCATAAAAGTCGTTATGCCATCCGTTTCCTGCCGTTGGACAGTGAACGAGGCGAAGTCCCCGCCCGCTTCAATTTTGAGCTGGCCTGTTGTTAA
- the coaE gene encoding dephospho-CoA kinase (Dephospho-CoA kinase (CoaE) performs the final step in coenzyme A biosynthesis.): MHYIVALTGGIGSGKSTIANLFAGLGVDIIDADVIARQVVEPGQPALAAIHTHFGDEILMPDGTLNRASLRNKIFSSAADKSWVNNLLHPLIHCRTQQQLALARSVWCLWVVPLLVENHLQHHADRVLLVDVDRATQIVRTTQRDNISREQVEHILAAQATREARLAVADDIIDNCGSPETVIARVAELNERYMALAAATDRD; this comes from the coding sequence ATGCACTATATCGTGGCGCTGACCGGTGGCATCGGCAGCGGGAAAAGTACTATTGCTAACCTTTTTGCCGGACTGGGAGTCGATATTATTGATGCCGATGTTATCGCGCGTCAGGTAGTCGAGCCGGGGCAGCCAGCACTGGCTGCAATCCATACGCATTTTGGTGATGAAATACTGATGCCGGATGGCACCTTGAATCGGGCAAGTTTGCGTAACAAAATTTTCAGCTCTGCGGCGGATAAAAGCTGGGTCAATAATCTGTTACATCCTCTTATCCACTGCCGGACGCAGCAGCAGTTAGCATTAGCGCGCTCTGTATGGTGCTTGTGGGTTGTCCCGCTCCTGGTAGAAAACCATTTGCAACATCATGCCGATCGCGTGTTGCTGGTAGATGTAGACCGCGCAACCCAGATAGTCAGAACCACCCAGCGCGATAACATCAGTCGTGAACAGGTTGAACACATACTTGCTGCCCAGGCAACGCGTGAAGCACGTCTGGCCGTGGCAGATGACATTATTGATAACTGCGGGTCACCGGAAACGGTGATTGCGCGCGTTGCCGAACTTAATGAGCGTTACATGGCTCTGGCTGCGGCAACCGATCGGGATTAA
- the hofC gene encoding protein transport protein HofC: MGERYLFRWQAIDDSGQLHHGCSFAVSPAQIAEELAAQHQMPLKISRGRRYGSRRWLWQQKTAFLRQLATLLKAGMPLPACLQLLADGHPEAGWQALLIHLHQRISAGEPFSQALREWPDIFPPLIPALVHIGELTGELDECCLQLAIQQEKQQLLRQKVQKALRYPLFIMAVALLVSIGMLVFVLPEFVAIYRSFNAPLPGFTQAVITCSRILQQQALPLFGVIVAACLLWKTQRLKYPAWQRYEQRLLLRLPLVARLYRGSQLSQIFTTLSLTQRAGLTLLHSLQAIEQTLSPLLWREAVSQLQQHIAAGYPLHQALKSHPLFTPLCYQLVKVGEESGSLDTLLVRLAVWHEQQTHQLADTLAAALEPLMMIVIGGIVGTLVVAMYLPVFRLGDALG, translated from the coding sequence ATGGGTGAACGCTATCTGTTCCGCTGGCAGGCTATTGACGATAGTGGGCAACTCCACCATGGATGCAGCTTTGCTGTCAGCCCCGCACAGATAGCAGAAGAGCTGGCCGCACAACACCAGATGCCGCTAAAGATTTCGCGTGGCCGCCGCTACGGCTCTCGCCGCTGGCTATGGCAACAAAAGACTGCATTCTTACGTCAGCTCGCCACATTGCTCAAAGCAGGAATGCCACTGCCCGCATGTTTACAGTTATTGGCTGACGGGCATCCCGAAGCGGGCTGGCAGGCGCTGCTAATCCATCTGCATCAGCGGATCAGCGCCGGGGAGCCTTTTTCACAGGCGTTACGCGAGTGGCCCGATATTTTTCCGCCGCTGATCCCCGCACTGGTCCATATCGGTGAGCTAACCGGGGAGCTGGACGAATGCTGCCTGCAGCTGGCAATACAGCAGGAAAAGCAGCAACTGCTGCGGCAAAAGGTGCAAAAAGCGTTGCGTTACCCGCTGTTTATCATGGCCGTTGCCCTGCTGGTCAGCATCGGCATGCTGGTTTTTGTTCTGCCGGAGTTCGTCGCCATCTATCGCTCGTTTAACGCGCCGCTTCCTGGGTTTACTCAGGCTGTGATTACGTGCTCGCGAATTTTACAGCAACAGGCATTACCACTGTTCGGCGTTATCGTAGCGGCGTGCCTGCTGTGGAAAACGCAGCGCCTTAAATATCCTGCCTGGCAACGCTATGAGCAACGCCTGCTGCTCAGGCTACCGCTGGTGGCCAGGCTCTATCGGGGCAGCCAGTTAAGCCAGATATTTACTACCCTTTCATTGACCCAACGTGCCGGATTGACCCTGTTACACAGCCTGCAAGCGATAGAGCAAACGCTTTCCCCGCTGTTGTGGCGTGAGGCTGTCAGTCAATTGCAACAACATATTGCGGCGGGTTACCCGCTGCACCAGGCGCTGAAGTCGCACCCGCTATTTACTCCTCTGTGTTATCAGTTGGTTAAGGTTGGGGAAGAATCAGGCTCGCTGGATACGTTGCTGGTCAGGCTCGCGGTATGGCATGAACAGCAAACTCATCAACTGGCAGATACGCTGGCAGCAGCGTTGGAACCGCTGATGATGATAGTGATCGGGGGGATTGTTGGTACTCTGGTTGTGGCGATGTATTTGCCCGTGTTCAGACTGGGGGATGCGCTCGGATAG